A genomic segment from Nicotiana tabacum cultivar K326 chromosome 7, ASM71507v2, whole genome shotgun sequence encodes:
- the LOC107761641 gene encoding pentatricopeptide repeat-containing protein At1g09190-like, whose amino-acid sequence MNRGSREVERRILRLLHGHKSRTHLTQIHAHILRHHLHHSNQLLSHFISICGSLNKMLYASLVFQHFHNPNIFLFNSMIKGYSLCGPYQNSISLFSTMKQRGIWPDEFTFAPLLKACSNLEDLKLGQSVQKNVLALGFERFGSIRIGIIELYCGCGRMTDAEKVFDDMSHRDVIVWNLTIKGYCKSGNVDMGFGLFSQMGERTVVSWNLMISSLAQNGREKEALTLFAEMRNSEFEPDEATVVTMLPVCAHLGEIDLGRWIHSYVKSKGLYPDLVSVGNALVDFFGKSGDLEAAFTIFKDMPRKNVVSWNAMISNCAFNGKGELGVKLFDEMLDEDVRPNDSTFVGVLACCAHAGLVQRGGDLFDSMIGNHGIEPTLEHYGCMVDLLGRGGCLKEAHRLVKTMPMEPNAAIWGALVSACRTHGEMELAEYALKELIKLEPWNSGNYVLLSNIYADRGKWEEVEKVRMLMRGNSIKKAPGQSTVV is encoded by the coding sequence ATGAACAGAGGGAGCCGAGAGGTTGAGCGGAGGATTCTCCGTCTTCTCCACGGTCACAAATCTCGAACCCATCTCACTCAAATCCATGCCCACATCCTTCGCCACCATCTTCACCACTCCAACCAGCTCCTCTCCCACTTCATCTCCATCTGCGGTTCCCTTAATAAAATGCTCTACGCATCCCTCGTCTTCCAGCATTTTCACAACCCCAACATTTTCCTCTTCAACTCCATGATCAAAGGCTACTCCTTATGTGGCCCGTATCAAAATTCTATCTCCTTATTTTCCACCATGAAACAACGTGGCATTTGGCCTGATGAGTTCACTTTCGCCCCTTTACTTAAAGCTTGTTCTAATCTTGAGGATCTGAAATTGGGTCAGAGTGTGCAAAAGAATGTGCTTGCACTTGGGTTTGAGAGATTTGGGTCGATAAGGATTGGGATTATTGAGCTGTATTGCGGTTGTGGGAGGATGACGGATGCTGAGAAGGTGTTTGATGATATGTCTCATAGAGATGTGATTGTTTGGAATTTGACGATTAAGGGTTATTGTAAAAGCGGAAATGTGGATATGGGGTTTGGTCTATTTAGTCAAATGGGTGAGAGGACAGTTGTCTCTTGGAATTTGATGATTTCGTCATTAGCTCAAAATGGGAGGGAGAAGGAGGCGCTGACACTTTTTGCTGAGATGAGGAATAGTGAGTTCGAGCCCGATGAAGCTACGGTTGTTACGATGTTACCTGTTTGTGCTCATTTAGGAGAAATTGATTTGGGAAGGTGGATTCACTCTTATGTTAAGTCTAAGGGTCTCTATCCTGATCTCGTATCCGTTGGCAATGCATTGGTCGATTTCTTTGGAAAATCTGGTGATTTGGAAGCTGCTTTTACAATATTCAAGGACATGCCTCGGAAAAATGTAGTTTCTTGGAACGCCATGATATCAAACTGTGCTTTTAATGGTAAGGGTGAATTGGGAGTTAAATTGTTTGATGAGATGTTAGATGAAGATGTGAGACCTAATGATTCAACTTTTGTGGGCGTTCTAGCATGTTGTGCCCATGCAGGTTTGGTTCAAAGAGGTGGAGATTTGTTTGATTCGATGATTGGAAATCATGGTATAGAGCCTACACTTGAGCATTACGGATGTATGGTTGATCTTCTAGGTCGTGGGGGTTGTCTAAAGGAGGCTCATAGACTGGTGAAAACCATGCCAATGGAACCAAATGCTGCTATATGGGGTGCATTGGTTAGTGCTTGTCGCACTCATGGTGAAATGGAGCTGGCCGAATATGCACTTAAGGAACTTATAAAACTTGAACCTTGGAATTCTGGTAACTATGTATTGTTATCCAATATTTATGCTGATAGaggaaaatgggaagaagttgaAAAGGTGAGAATGTTGATGAGGGGAAATAGCATTAAGAAAGCACCAGGACAGAGCACGGTTGTTTGA
- the LOC107761642 gene encoding uncharacterized protein LOC107761642 isoform X2, whose protein sequence is MIETVINFGAARGPPVQRKPLKPRDYQVDLESRLGKTQVVTPIAPLSQQAGYYCPVCECVVKDSANYLDHINGKKHQRALGMSMRVERSSLEQVQQRFEASKKHKDTGSFTVQDFEERLLKQQQEEEERKRQRREKKKEKKKEKAAEEEPEIDPEVATMMGFGGFGTSKK, encoded by the exons ATGATTGAAACTGTAATCAATTTTGGTGCTGCAAGAGGACCTCCAGTGCAAAGGAAGCCCTTGAAACCAAGAGATTATCAAGTGGACCTCGAATCTCGTTTGGGAAAGACTCAG GTGGTTACTCCAATTGCACCATTAAGTCAGCAG GCTGGATATTATTGCCCAGTATGTGAATGTGTGGTGAAGGATTCTGCGAACTACTTAGACCATATCAATGGGAAGAAAC ATCAACGAGCTTTGGGTATGTCTATGCGGGTAGAAAGATCCTCTTTAGAACAG GTCCAACAACGATTTGAGGCATCCAAGAAGCATAAAGATACAGGAAGCTTTACTGTGCAAG ATTTTGAGGAGCGATTGTTGAAACAACAGCAGGAAGAGGAAGAAAGGAAACGTCAACGTcgagaaaagaagaaagagaagaag AAAGAGAAGGCTGCAGAGGAGGAACCTGAAATAGACCCTGAAGTTGCAACTATGATGGGATTTGGGGGTTTTGGAACTTCAAAAAAGTGA
- the LOC107761642 gene encoding uncharacterized protein LOC107761642 isoform X1: protein MDQSSNNVVGVDNTFRKKFDKEEYLQRAREREEKEADGRKSKLQRKPLKPRDYQVDLESRLGKTQVVTPIAPLSQQAGYYCPVCECVVKDSANYLDHINGKKHQRALGMSMRVERSSLEQVQQRFEASKKHKDTGSFTVQDFEERLLKQQQEEEERKRQRREKKKEKKKEKAAEEEPEIDPEVATMMGFGGFGTSKK, encoded by the exons ATGGATCAATCCAGCAATAAT GTCGTTGGAGTTGATAATACTTTTCGGAAGAAGTTCGACAAAGAAGAGTATCTGCAGCGtgctcgtgaacgcgaagagaaG GAGGCGGATGGTCGGAAATCTAAGT TGCAAAGGAAGCCCTTGAAACCAAGAGATTATCAAGTGGACCTCGAATCTCGTTTGGGAAAGACTCAG GTGGTTACTCCAATTGCACCATTAAGTCAGCAG GCTGGATATTATTGCCCAGTATGTGAATGTGTGGTGAAGGATTCTGCGAACTACTTAGACCATATCAATGGGAAGAAAC ATCAACGAGCTTTGGGTATGTCTATGCGGGTAGAAAGATCCTCTTTAGAACAG GTCCAACAACGATTTGAGGCATCCAAGAAGCATAAAGATACAGGAAGCTTTACTGTGCAAG ATTTTGAGGAGCGATTGTTGAAACAACAGCAGGAAGAGGAAGAAAGGAAACGTCAACGTcgagaaaagaagaaagagaagaag AAAGAGAAGGCTGCAGAGGAGGAACCTGAAATAGACCCTGAAGTTGCAACTATGATGGGATTTGGGGGTTTTGGAACTTCAAAAAAGTGA